A window of Chitinophagales bacterium contains these coding sequences:
- a CDS encoding NAD(P) transhydrogenase subunit alpha has product MDSILGWITANQQIIYIVILMIFVGIEVIGRVPSVLHTPLMSGANAIHGVVIIGAIIVMGKAEHDNYLALILGFLAVILGTLNVVGGFVVTDRMLEMFKKKK; this is encoded by the coding sequence ATGGATTCAATTCTCGGATGGATAACAGCCAATCAGCAGATCATCTACATCGTGATCCTGATGATCTTTGTGGGTATTGAGGTCATTGGCCGGGTGCCCAGTGTGTTACATACGCCATTGATGAGTGGGGCCAACGCGATTCACGGAGTAGTGATCATTGGTGCTATCATTGTGATGGGCAAGGCTGAACACGATAATTATCTGGCCCTTATACTCGGCTTTCTGGCCGTGATACTTGGAACCCTGAATGTGGTGGGTGGTTTTGTTGTCACCGACCGTATGCTGGAGATGTTCAAAAAGAAAAAGTAA